The following are encoded in a window of Picosynechococcus sp. PCC 7002 genomic DNA:
- a CDS encoding DUF427 domain-containing protein, producing MAQAIWNGAVVAESDRCEVVEGNYYFPPDAIKTEYFKPSKTHTTCSWKGQASYYTLSVAGEENKDAAWYYPEPKEKAANIKGYVAFWRGVKVES from the coding sequence ATGGCCCAGGCAATTTGGAATGGTGCAGTGGTGGCAGAAAGCGATCGCTGTGAAGTGGTAGAAGGAAATTATTATTTCCCCCCCGATGCCATTAAAACGGAATATTTTAAGCCGAGTAAAACCCACACTACCTGTTCGTGGAAGGGTCAGGCCAGCTATTACACCCTGTCCGTAGCCGGGGAAGAAAATAAAGATGCGGCTTGGTATTACCCAGAACCCAAGGAAAAAGCCGCGAATATTAAAGGTTATGTGGCGTTTTGGCGCGGCGTTAAAGTCGAATCTTAG
- a CDS encoding iron uptake porin — MRQQQLFWLTTLIVGGNIFQAATPLQAQEINLTTSLSSPTLQDSRYLASASMGQMASVSRLRDVKPTDWAYEALQSLVERYGCIVGYPDQTFRGDRPLSRYEFAAGLNACLNALERQIQGNNADVSSSDLATLRRLTNEFQAELATLGTRVDDLEARTSELENQQFSTTTKLNGEAIFSISGATGGEPEGNDAQITFNNRLRLNLTTSFTGKDALITGLQAYNFSAGKSITGTGNVAETLFPNDASILGDSMTNLAWEPQFAGLNPQNLQPSCGNNSLCLYKLLYVRPITDKLTAFIGPKAEVTDAFPAILPFASEGQGALSRFATLNPVLRMSGGTSGTGLASAAGFIYKPNDVIDWRALYGSVNAAIPGNEGFPGTPLGAGLFNGSFIAATQLTLHPNDKLDLGLNYAYSYHQINIAGTGLTGAETRILGDLPLTTPVRFNSFGATVNWRVSPKVNLTGYGAYIMTDQANSGSAYTNLSSWMAGLYFPDAFAKGNAAGILFGQPLYRVDAGNGASLSPANIGDRQTPYQLEAFYRHQINDHISITPGAFVIFNPEGDAQNETTSVFALRTTYTF; from the coding sequence ATGAGACAACAGCAACTTTTTTGGCTGACTACTTTGATCGTTGGGGGCAATATTTTTCAGGCTGCTACGCCACTACAGGCCCAGGAAATTAATTTGACAACATCGCTGAGTTCACCAACACTACAGGATTCTCGCTATCTAGCCTCGGCCTCCATGGGACAAATGGCCTCAGTATCTAGATTACGGGACGTGAAGCCGACGGATTGGGCTTATGAAGCACTACAAAGTCTGGTGGAACGGTATGGTTGCATTGTTGGTTATCCAGATCAAACATTCCGCGGCGATCGCCCCCTGAGCCGTTATGAATTTGCCGCCGGACTAAATGCTTGCCTCAATGCCCTAGAACGGCAGATCCAAGGCAATAATGCCGATGTATCCTCCAGCGATCTTGCAACCCTCCGGCGATTGACCAACGAGTTTCAGGCGGAATTAGCCACCCTCGGCACAAGGGTTGATGATCTCGAAGCCCGCACCAGTGAACTCGAAAACCAACAATTTTCAACGACCACAAAACTGAATGGAGAAGCTATTTTCTCTATCAGTGGGGCAACGGGTGGTGAACCAGAGGGCAACGATGCTCAGATTACCTTCAATAATCGTCTGCGGCTGAATTTGACCACCAGTTTTACCGGAAAAGATGCCCTGATTACTGGCTTACAAGCCTACAATTTTTCGGCGGGTAAATCTATTACAGGTACAGGTAACGTTGCCGAAACTCTCTTTCCCAATGATGCCTCTATCCTTGGGGATAGCATGACTAACCTCGCCTGGGAACCACAATTTGCTGGTTTGAATCCACAAAATCTACAACCTAGTTGCGGTAACAATAGCCTTTGTCTGTACAAGTTGCTCTATGTTAGACCGATCACAGATAAATTAACGGCATTTATTGGCCCGAAGGCGGAAGTTACCGATGCCTTTCCGGCGATTCTTCCCTTTGCTAGTGAAGGCCAGGGAGCACTTTCTCGCTTTGCAACTTTGAATCCAGTATTGCGGATGTCTGGGGGAACCAGTGGTACAGGACTCGCTTCCGCAGCTGGCTTTATCTATAAACCCAATGATGTCATCGATTGGCGGGCACTCTATGGGTCAGTGAATGCGGCAATCCCTGGTAATGAAGGTTTTCCGGGGACGCCGTTGGGGGCTGGCTTGTTCAATGGCAGTTTTATCGCCGCAACACAATTGACGCTTCATCCTAATGACAAGCTTGATCTAGGTCTGAACTATGCCTACAGCTACCACCAGATCAATATTGCGGGTACGGGTTTAACAGGAGCTGAGACGCGTATTCTTGGCGATCTACCACTGACCACCCCAGTACGATTTAACTCCTTTGGGGCAACAGTAAACTGGCGCGTCAGTCCAAAAGTTAACCTGACAGGTTATGGGGCATACATCATGACAGATCAAGCGAATAGTGGCTCTGCCTATACAAATCTAAGCAGTTGGATGGCGGGTCTGTATTTTCCAGATGCATTCGCGAAGGGCAATGCGGCAGGGATTTTGTTTGGTCAACCACTTTATCGGGTAGATGCGGGTAATGGGGCGAGTTTAAGTCCAGCAAACATTGGCGATCGCCAAACCCCCTACCAACTGGAAGCCTTTTATCGCCATCAAATCAATGATCACATCAGCATTACGCCGGGGGCATTTGTGATTTTCAATCCAGAAGGAGATGCCCAAAATGAAACAACCAGCGTTTTTGCGTTGCGTACGACTTATACCTTCTAG
- a CDS encoding cation-translocating P-type ATPase: protein MESSHIWTFAPEDVYAVLESQPDGLSAQAAQQRLEKFGPNALPEPPQRPLWLRFLDQVTHFMALLLWVAGILAFVSGTPELGWAIWAVIWVNGIFSFWQEFQAEKSLAALKKVLPAQVKVYRDGALQSIPAVELVPGDVMQLEEGDRLSADARLVASESLYLDLSVMTGESLPVARNAYPVRVRETASVRDGQPLRRGEQPTREKTNPAEIANLLLAGATVSSGRGVAVVYGTGAQTEFGHVAHLTTNVKREPSSLEIQVGKIVRVITAIALTMGVIVFLLTEFLVGMELRESFVFAIGIIVALVPEGLLPTVTLALAMGVRRMVRKNALVRRLSAVETLSATTVICTDKTGTLTKNEMTVHYLWLPWLTEAELPVQPPLQTPNHGQPGEIQPFLIEVTGAGYDPGSGTVNLAGDFTARWKIDLLLTGAALCSNAQLVHLDTPSRWQEIGDPTEAALIVVAVKAGLNIEHLQQQYPRLREIPFDSRRRLMTVVLDWQESDIWQSELPCMAFTKGAPLEVLRHCQAVLRNGAIQTLGHEQWEEVVQANDRLAAQGFRVLGVAARRGQRDLVNLRAQDLERDLIFIGLIAMFDPPRPEVKQAIAQCHTAGIKVTMVTGDYGLTAQAIAQQIGIVNQQVRVATGEGMGHLSDAQLRQILKYRSGLVFARMSPEQKLRLVQAYKDIGEVVAVTGDGVNDAPALRAAHIGIAMGLNGTDVAREAADIVLTDDNFATIISAVEQGRAVYQNIRKFITYILASNVAEVVPFLLMVALKIPPALVIMQILAVDLGTDMIPALALGTEAAEVGIMTQPPRKKSQNLLGRSLFFRAYCFLGLIEAALGMIGFFIVWWSYGYSLADLQAITPNLLQHSADAATTAIYAQATTMTLAVIVACQDGNVFACRSENISIFRLGFFSNPLIWVGIATEWMLVIMITKSAFFQNIFQTAPLAPWQWLLLIICPPLILGIDELRKVFFTPR, encoded by the coding sequence ATGGAATCAAGCCATATTTGGACGTTTGCTCCGGAAGATGTTTATGCTGTCCTGGAATCTCAACCTGACGGCTTATCGGCCCAGGCAGCGCAGCAACGTTTAGAAAAATTTGGGCCAAATGCGCTACCGGAACCGCCCCAACGGCCCCTATGGTTGCGTTTTTTAGATCAAGTCACTCACTTTATGGCCCTGTTACTCTGGGTGGCGGGAATTTTGGCATTTGTATCGGGGACGCCGGAACTGGGTTGGGCGATTTGGGCTGTGATCTGGGTGAATGGCATTTTTAGCTTTTGGCAGGAATTCCAGGCAGAAAAATCCCTAGCAGCTTTGAAAAAGGTGTTGCCCGCACAGGTGAAAGTGTACCGAGATGGTGCGCTCCAATCGATTCCGGCGGTGGAACTGGTACCGGGGGATGTGATGCAACTGGAAGAAGGCGATCGCCTCTCTGCGGATGCGCGGTTGGTCGCTTCAGAAAGTTTATATCTTGATCTTTCGGTGATGACGGGGGAATCTTTGCCTGTGGCGCGGAATGCCTATCCGGTACGGGTGCGAGAAACGGCGTCCGTGCGTGATGGCCAGCCCCTCCGCCGGGGAGAACAACCCACCCGAGAAAAAACAAATCCTGCAGAAATTGCCAATTTACTCTTGGCGGGGGCGACAGTTTCGTCGGGGCGGGGGGTGGCGGTGGTCTATGGCACTGGTGCCCAAACGGAATTTGGTCATGTGGCTCATCTAACAACCAATGTGAAACGGGAACCCAGTAGCCTCGAAATTCAGGTGGGTAAGATTGTCCGCGTTATTACGGCGATCGCCTTGACGATGGGCGTGATTGTTTTTCTGTTGACGGAATTTTTAGTGGGGATGGAACTGCGGGAAAGTTTCGTCTTTGCCATTGGCATTATCGTTGCCCTGGTGCCAGAAGGATTGCTGCCGACTGTTACCCTCGCCCTTGCCATGGGTGTCCGGCGGATGGTGCGCAAAAATGCCCTTGTTCGCCGTCTTTCTGCGGTGGAAACCCTCAGCGCCACCACGGTGATCTGCACGGATAAAACGGGCACCCTCACGAAAAATGAAATGACCGTCCATTACCTCTGGTTGCCCTGGTTAACCGAAGCAGAATTGCCTGTTCAACCGCCTTTACAAACCCCTAATCACGGCCAACCCGGAGAAATTCAACCCTTTTTAATTGAAGTCACTGGTGCCGGTTATGACCCTGGATCGGGCACCGTGAATTTAGCCGGAGACTTCACCGCCCGCTGGAAAATTGACCTGCTATTGACGGGGGCTGCCCTTTGTTCTAATGCCCAGCTCGTCCACCTCGACACACCGAGCCGCTGGCAGGAAATTGGCGATCCCACCGAAGCTGCGCTGATTGTTGTCGCGGTTAAGGCCGGCTTAAATATTGAACACTTACAACAACAATATCCCCGGTTACGGGAGATTCCCTTTGATTCTCGCCGGCGACTGATGACTGTGGTCTTAGATTGGCAGGAGTCAGATATTTGGCAGAGCGAACTGCCCTGTATGGCCTTTACAAAAGGGGCACCGCTGGAGGTGTTGCGCCATTGTCAGGCGGTGTTGCGCAATGGGGCGATCCAAACTTTGGGCCATGAACAGTGGGAAGAAGTGGTACAAGCCAATGATCGCCTTGCAGCCCAGGGGTTTCGGGTGTTGGGGGTGGCGGCGCGACGAGGGCAACGGGATTTGGTTAATCTGCGCGCCCAGGATCTTGAGCGGGATTTGATTTTTATTGGTTTAATTGCGATGTTTGATCCGCCCCGGCCGGAGGTGAAGCAGGCGATCGCCCAATGTCATACCGCTGGCATTAAGGTGACGATGGTGACGGGGGACTATGGCCTCACGGCCCAGGCGATCGCCCAACAAATTGGCATTGTCAATCAGCAAGTCCGGGTTGCCACCGGAGAAGGCATGGGCCATCTGTCTGATGCTCAACTGCGGCAAATCCTGAAATATCGTTCGGGCCTCGTGTTTGCGCGGATGTCTCCCGAACAAAAATTACGTCTCGTGCAAGCCTACAAAGATATTGGGGAAGTGGTGGCAGTGACGGGGGATGGGGTGAATGATGCTCCGGCTTTACGGGCGGCCCACATTGGTATTGCCATGGGCTTAAATGGCACCGATGTCGCCAGGGAAGCGGCGGATATTGTCCTCACCGATGACAACTTTGCGACGATCATTAGCGCTGTAGAACAGGGGCGCGCCGTTTACCAAAATATCCGCAAATTTATCACCTATATCTTGGCTTCTAATGTGGCGGAGGTGGTGCCCTTTCTGTTGATGGTTGCCCTCAAAATTCCCCCAGCTTTGGTCATTATGCAAATTTTAGCGGTGGATTTGGGCACGGATATGATCCCGGCTTTGGCATTGGGCACCGAAGCAGCAGAAGTGGGCATTATGACCCAACCCCCCCGTAAGAAATCCCAAAATCTCCTGGGGCGATCGCTCTTTTTTCGTGCCTACTGTTTTTTGGGCCTCATTGAAGCTGCTTTAGGTATGATTGGCTTTTTCATTGTCTGGTGGAGCTATGGCTATAGTCTGGCTGATCTCCAGGCCATTACCCCTAACCTTTTGCAGCACAGCGCTGATGCGGCTACCACTGCCATCTATGCCCAAGCCACCACTATGACCCTTGCCGTGATTGTCGCCTGCCAAGATGGTAATGTCTTTGCCTGTCGTTCTGAAAATATCTCGATTTTTCGCCTGGGATTTTTTTCCAATCCATTAATTTGGGTAGGTATTGCTACTGAGTGGATGTTGGTGATTATGATTACCAAAAGTGCGTTTTTTCAGAATATTTTCCAGACCGCGCCTCTGGCCCCTTGGCAGTGGCTTTTGTTAATTATTTGCCCGCCGCTAATCTTGGGTATCGATGAGCTACGCAAAGTATTTTTTACCCCACGTTGA
- a CDS encoding exopolysaccharide biosynthesis protein — protein MKKLSEKLHHYFFEEERPEKVSLANVFALTEERLFGFPLALIAFLSIFAIPGTSFIFGMAMLSITLQLCLGQSKPWVPRKVLQTSFSLPQIQRFMGYLIPWLKRVEKITKPRLTPICHSLPGRIILGIILSAMALLVVLPIPGANTVPAIAIFFAALGLQEDDGVLSLLGMAIALVFLGVIIGLLWTGSNLFQVIFR, from the coding sequence ATGAAAAAACTTTCTGAAAAACTACACCACTATTTTTTTGAGGAGGAACGTCCGGAAAAGGTGAGCCTGGCCAATGTTTTTGCCCTCACCGAGGAAAGATTATTTGGTTTTCCCCTGGCGCTCATTGCTTTTTTGAGTATTTTTGCGATCCCCGGCACTTCCTTTATTTTTGGCATGGCGATGCTGTCGATCACCCTGCAACTATGTCTGGGGCAGTCTAAACCTTGGGTGCCCCGCAAAGTTCTCCAAACGTCTTTTTCCCTACCGCAAATTCAGCGGTTTATGGGTTATCTGATTCCCTGGTTAAAAAGGGTCGAGAAAATCACGAAACCCCGTCTGACACCCATTTGTCACAGTCTGCCGGGACGAATTATTTTGGGAATTATTTTGTCGGCCATGGCCTTATTGGTGGTTTTACCGATTCCTGGGGCGAATACGGTGCCGGCGATCGCCATTTTTTTTGCGGCCCTCGGCCTCCAGGAAGATGATGGGGTTTTAAGCTTGCTCGGCATGGCGATCGCCTTGGTTTTTCTTGGGGTGATCATTGGCCTGCTGTGGACGGGGAGCAATCTTTTTCAAGTCATTTTTCGATAA
- a CDS encoding ABC transporter ATP-binding protein, with the protein MTRPQSFPSPAAMESPNDTFLAIEHIHKQYPKADGSQFVVLEDINLTIGAQEYVSVIGHSGCGKSTLLRIVAGLEKPSAGHVTLEGKLIRRPGADRMMVFQGYALLPWLTVRDNIRLAVDEVHKHLSKGDRRHLVNEHIHMVNLTAAADKYPHELSGGMKQRVGVARALATRPKMLLLDEPFGALDALTRPKLQTQVLDIWENHRQAVMMITHDVDEALFMSDKIVMLTNGPQATIGQVLTVDLPRPRHIHELRETQKYYDLRNEALDFLERYQ; encoded by the coding sequence ATGACTAGACCCCAATCTTTCCCCTCCCCTGCCGCCATGGAATCTCCCAACGATACTTTTTTAGCCATTGAGCATATTCACAAACAATATCCCAAGGCCGATGGAAGCCAGTTTGTTGTCCTCGAAGATATCAATCTCACCATTGGCGCCCAGGAATATGTGTCTGTGATTGGCCATTCTGGTTGCGGTAAATCGACCCTGCTGCGGATCGTTGCGGGTTTAGAAAAACCCAGCGCCGGCCATGTCACCCTAGAGGGGAAACTGATTCGCCGCCCCGGTGCTGACCGGATGATGGTTTTCCAAGGCTACGCGCTCTTACCCTGGTTAACGGTTCGGGACAATATCCGCCTAGCCGTGGATGAAGTTCACAAGCATCTTTCTAAAGGCGATCGCCGCCACCTTGTTAACGAACATATCCACATGGTCAATCTCACCGCCGCCGCCGACAAATATCCCCACGAACTTTCCGGTGGCATGAAACAGCGGGTAGGGGTTGCGAGAGCCTTGGCGACTCGGCCAAAAATGCTCCTCCTCGATGAACCCTTTGGTGCCCTCGATGCCCTGACCCGACCGAAACTGCAAACCCAAGTCCTCGATATTTGGGAAAACCACCGTCAAGCCGTGATGATGATTACCCATGACGTTGACGAAGCCCTGTTTATGTCTGACAAAATCGTGATGTTGACCAATGGCCCCCAGGCTACAATTGGGCAAGTTTTAACGGTGGATCTCCCTCGACCCCGACATATCCACGAACTACGGGAAACCCAAAAATACTATGATTTGCGCAATGAGGCCCTGGATTTTCTCGAACGCTATCAGTAA
- a CDS encoding CmpA/NrtA family ABC transporter substrate-binding protein gives MNKISRRSFVFGMGATASALVYGACTAPTGKKIQGRLPHALAVEPLVRPESLEKPNLTVGFVPVNDCAPLAIAYRKGLFQKYGLNVQLSREASWANARDGLIFGRLDASPVVSGAVTNARIGAEGARAFPLVAAMTLHRHGNALTMNRQLWEAGIKPWPDYQGDLAKFGRDLRSFWQKSPLDDRAWGIPLSSSIYEYFARYLVAAIGLDPMRELRLVITPPPQMVSNMRIGAMQAYMVAEPWNTRAIAKNEGIGFTFIQGRDVWRGHPDRVLAVAESFIEQYPKTYRSLVKALIEACQYCGDPNHRQEVASIIAERAFTGANINYTRPAIVGDYDYGGFDAQQRLESSLDTTTFFELHPETSTVPHDHSTFLWQSQGIWLMTQAARWGQIETLPTDLEAIAKRAWRTDLYRDIAAEMGITSPSEDYKVEPATAFIDQKAFDPSDPVGYLNSFELRAKRPQIYPVS, from the coding sequence ATGAATAAAATAAGTAGACGCTCCTTTGTATTTGGGATGGGGGCAACGGCTTCGGCATTAGTTTATGGTGCTTGTACTGCCCCAACGGGTAAAAAGATTCAGGGTCGTTTGCCCCATGCTTTAGCGGTTGAGCCCTTGGTACGGCCAGAAAGTTTGGAAAAACCGAATTTAACGGTAGGCTTCGTGCCGGTGAATGATTGTGCGCCCCTGGCGATCGCCTACAGAAAAGGTTTGTTCCAGAAATACGGTTTGAATGTCCAACTCAGTCGCGAAGCCAGTTGGGCCAATGCCCGTGATGGGTTGATCTTCGGTCGATTGGATGCGTCGCCGGTGGTTTCTGGGGCCGTAACCAATGCGCGAATTGGTGCCGAAGGAGCTAGGGCTTTTCCGTTGGTGGCAGCAATGACCCTCCACCGCCATGGCAATGCCTTGACCATGAACCGACAGCTTTGGGAGGCTGGCATAAAACCGTGGCCAGATTACCAAGGTGATTTAGCTAAATTTGGCCGAGATCTCCGCAGTTTTTGGCAAAAATCTCCCCTTGATGACCGCGCTTGGGGAATTCCCTTAAGTTCTTCAATTTATGAATATTTTGCCCGTTATTTAGTCGCCGCCATTGGCCTTGATCCGATGCGAGAGTTGCGATTGGTGATTACGCCGCCGCCCCAGATGGTGAGCAATATGCGGATCGGGGCGATGCAAGCCTACATGGTGGCAGAACCTTGGAATACTAGGGCGATCGCCAAAAATGAAGGCATTGGGTTTACGTTCATCCAAGGGCGAGATGTGTGGCGGGGCCATCCGGATCGGGTGCTGGCGGTGGCGGAATCTTTCATTGAACAATACCCCAAAACCTACCGCTCCCTCGTCAAAGCCTTGATCGAAGCTTGTCAGTATTGTGGCGACCCCAATCATCGGCAAGAAGTGGCAAGCATTATCGCCGAACGGGCCTTTACAGGGGCCAATATAAACTACACTCGTCCGGCCATTGTCGGGGATTACGACTACGGTGGTTTTGATGCCCAGCAACGGCTAGAGAGCAGTTTAGATACGACGACCTTTTTTGAATTGCACCCCGAAACTTCGACGGTGCCCCATGATCACTCCACGTTTCTCTGGCAGTCCCAGGGGATTTGGTTAATGACCCAAGCAGCCCGCTGGGGCCAAATTGAAACATTACCAACCGATCTAGAGGCGATCGCCAAGCGAGCCTGGCGCACCGATCTTTACCGGGACATTGCCGCCGAAATGGGGATTACCAGTCCCAGCGAAGATTACAAGGTAGAACCAGCCACTGCCTTTATCGACCAAAAAGCCTTTGATCCAAGCGATCCAGTCGGTTACCTCAATAGTTTTGAACTGCGGGCCAAACGTCCCCAAATTTATCCCGTTAGCTAA
- the ntrB gene encoding nitrate ABC transporter permease, with the protein MVLLSSLARGARRFLVPSFWQNRLRKEIWLPLYGFGGLLLLWWAIALVRGEMMPTPLEALVNNLDFILHPFYRRGPGDLGLGWLLLASLRRVIIGFILGALVAIPVGIWIGLSRNAWLAINPIIQILKPVSPLVWLPIALSIFNGAEPSAIFVIFITSLWSTIINTAEGVAQVPRDYLEVARMLEMPRWKQLWRVILPASLPYIFTGLRISMGVAWLVIVAVEMLTGGIGIGFFVWDEWNRLNVSSVFLAVFVIGITGLILDSALAYLQTAITHRPAQH; encoded by the coding sequence ATGGTTTTATTATCGAGTTTGGCCCGTGGGGCCAGAAGGTTTTTGGTACCGTCTTTTTGGCAAAATCGTCTCCGCAAAGAAATTTGGCTACCCCTCTATGGTTTTGGGGGATTGTTACTGCTCTGGTGGGCGATCGCCTTAGTGCGGGGCGAAATGATGCCGACGCCCCTAGAAGCATTGGTCAATAACCTGGATTTTATTCTGCATCCCTTTTATCGGCGTGGCCCTGGAGATTTGGGTTTAGGTTGGTTGCTTCTGGCCAGTTTGCGCCGGGTAATTATTGGTTTTATTTTGGGGGCTTTGGTGGCGATCCCAGTGGGAATCTGGATTGGCCTCTCCCGTAATGCCTGGCTCGCGATTAACCCGATTATTCAAATTCTCAAACCTGTATCGCCCTTAGTTTGGCTACCGATCGCCTTGTCGATTTTTAATGGAGCAGAACCCTCGGCGATTTTTGTCATTTTTATCACCTCCCTCTGGTCAACGATTATCAACACCGCAGAAGGTGTGGCCCAAGTACCGAGGGATTATCTCGAAGTGGCGCGAATGTTAGAAATGCCCCGCTGGAAACAACTATGGCGGGTTATTTTGCCAGCGAGTTTACCCTACATTTTTACGGGATTGCGGATCAGCATGGGGGTCGCTTGGCTCGTCATTGTCGCGGTGGAAATGCTCACCGGGGGCATTGGCATTGGTTTTTTTGTGTGGGACGAATGGAACCGCCTCAATGTGAGTTCGGTATTTTTGGCGGTCTTTGTCATCGGCATCACAGGCTTGATCCTAGATTCGGCCCTCGCTTATCTGCAAACGGCGATTACCCATCGTCCGGCCCAGCATTAG
- a CDS encoding alpha/beta hydrolase, which produces MITQSKIDLEVLKIIEKIKKRMTILGHPPITQLTAEQGRFFFQEAIKLYDLRLEAGVKFENQLIKRPHSPAIPIRIYRPICDKGIDLSLPILVYFQGGGWVFGSLDSADDTCSFLAKYGQCIVISVDYRRSPEHKYPAAVHDALDAIYWADQQAASLGGDRQRLALGGESAGGNLAAVAAIQLRNERKISPIAQLLITPVTQYGFETNSYQAGHQLGLSKETMAWFWQQYLEDFSQAETWQVSPLRVQDASQLPPAIIAVAEQDPLLDDGLMYGDRLRSFGVPVKILRYPTLIHSFIRSIHVVQAAKIACHEIADSLKKQFYGLN; this is translated from the coding sequence ATGATCACTCAAAGTAAAATCGATCTAGAGGTTCTTAAAATCATTGAAAAAATCAAAAAGCGAATGACAATACTAGGACATCCTCCGATCACGCAACTAACAGCAGAGCAGGGGCGATTTTTTTTTCAAGAAGCCATTAAACTCTACGATCTCAGGTTAGAAGCTGGCGTAAAATTTGAGAATCAATTAATTAAACGTCCTCATTCACCAGCAATTCCAATTAGAATCTATCGTCCTATTTGTGATAAAGGTATTGACTTATCTTTACCAATACTTGTCTATTTTCAGGGGGGTGGTTGGGTTTTTGGTTCCTTGGATAGTGCAGACGATACTTGTTCTTTTTTAGCTAAATATGGGCAATGTATTGTGATCTCTGTAGATTATCGACGCTCTCCAGAACATAAGTATCCCGCAGCCGTCCATGATGCCCTTGATGCGATTTATTGGGCGGATCAACAAGCAGCTAGTTTGGGAGGCGATCGCCAACGATTAGCCCTTGGTGGAGAAAGTGCAGGGGGTAATTTAGCGGCGGTGGCAGCAATCCAGTTACGCAATGAGAGGAAAATTTCGCCCATTGCCCAATTACTGATTACTCCCGTTACCCAGTACGGCTTTGAGACAAACTCCTATCAAGCAGGTCATCAGCTTGGGTTATCAAAAGAAACAATGGCTTGGTTCTGGCAACAGTATTTAGAAGACTTTTCCCAAGCGGAAACATGGCAAGTGTCCCCACTGAGGGTTCAGGATGCCAGTCAACTACCACCCGCAATTATTGCAGTTGCGGAACAGGATCCCCTCCTGGATGATGGGTTAATGTATGGCGATCGCCTCCGGTCATTTGGAGTTCCGGTCAAAATTCTTCGATACCCGACCCTAATCCATAGTTTTATTCGCTCAATTCATGTGGTGCAAGCAGCGAAAATAGCTTGCCACGAAATTGCAGATAGTTTAAAAAAGCAATTTTATGGCCTTAATTAA